The following are encoded in a window of Manihot esculenta cultivar AM560-2 chromosome 8, M.esculenta_v8, whole genome shotgun sequence genomic DNA:
- the LOC110621528 gene encoding uncharacterized protein LOC110621528 gives MFGGVAEASNPRLLALTGLLASSTQEQVAFRSWSREQLGDTTREMLLMAMGIFMEIDARDRALKDSVDRRIEEARLEENLSATSDARSNLAATQEHSKSLQVELSTALEALKRADGRAAAAEISRDKALEQLSSLEEVRKERDEATRQKEEVQHQHELLKADFEGAQAHCEAVMAQREEALARVVVLEQELVKQADNFKDLTLEAETTKLQNQVQLECEKRLWEYKESAELKREIEQACEAHLQIYKDSYELKTKIAEACKERLVVYKASDEMKNAIWHKGFRIFVSGFNRGLRTARYALSTPLAELRATEVDSDGEDVLYGEDDMPLPKGAHRTAAGPPKADAELRERDDKAAEDAGPQGREIVPFVGTGGSEQKGSEPPIDSSIGDSVDNVNVPRRVSPLRTVFPSVE, from the exons ATGTTTGGTGGGGTCGCGGAGGCTTCGAATCCTCGCCTGCTGGCTCTCACTggcctcttggctagctctacTCAAGAGCAGGTGGCCTTCCGATCTTGGTCTAGAGAGCAGCTTGGGGATACTACCAGGGAGATGCTCTTGATG GCAATGGGCATTTTCATGGAGATAGATGCCCGAGATCGCGCTCTCAAGGACTCCGTGGATCGCCGTATCGAGGAGGCGCGTCTCGAGGAGAACTTGTCAGCGACTAGCGATGCTCGGAGCAATCTTGCGGCTACACAAGAGCACTCCAAGTCCCTCCAGGTGGAGCTATCTACTGCGCTGGAGGCCCTCAAGAGGGCTGATGGGAGGGCAGCTGCAGCTGAGATTAGTCGGGATAAAGCATTGGAGCAGCTGTCCTCCCTGGAGGAGGTCCGGAAGGAGAGGGACGAGGCCACGCGCCAGAAGGAAGAGGTCCAGCATCAGCACGAGTTGCTAAAGGCAGATTTTGAGGGAGCTCAAGCTCATTGTGAGGCTGTGATGGCCCAAAGGGAGGAAGCCCTGGCTCGGGTAGTGGTTCTCGAGCAGGAACTGGTCAAGCAGGCTGATAATTTTAAAGACCTGACCTTAGAGGCTGAGACGACCAAACTCCAAAATCA GGTTCAACTGGAGTGTGAAAAGCGCCTGTGGGAGTACAAAGAGTCGGCTGAGCTGAAGAGAGAGATtgaacaggcctgtgaagctcatctccaAATTTACAAGGACTCATATGAGTTAAAGACcaagatagctgaggcctgcaAGGAGCGACTTGTGGTATACAAAGCCTCCGACGAGATGAAGAATGCCATATGGCACAAAGGCTTCCGCATATTCGTCTCTGGTTTCAATCGGGGCTTAAGGACTGCCAGATATGCCCTTTCCACCCCGTTGGCTGAACTCCGAGCTACTGAGGTGGACTCTGATGGTGAAGATGTGCTCTACGGGGAGGATGACATGCCCTTGCCCAAAGGAGCTCATCGCACTGCAGCTGGGCCTCCTAAGGCAGATGCCGAGCTAAGGGAGAGGGACGACAAGGCTGCCGAAGATGCTGGGCCTCAGGGGCGGGAGATTGTGCCATTTGTGGGTACTGGAGGGTCTGAGCAAAAGGGTTCCGAGCCTCCCATAGACAGTAGTATAGGTGATAGTGTAGATAATGTAAATGTACCCAGGCGCGTGAGCCCTTTAAGGACAGTTTTTCCTTCAGTAGAATAG